Sequence from the Sphingobacteriaceae bacterium GW460-11-11-14-LB5 genome:
TTTACAGACCAATACCAGATCTGTAATGACCAGATCACCCTGACCAGGAGAATCATAGCGTTTGAGGAGGAGCGTTTCAAAGTTGTTCTGCTCGAGGGCTGTAGATAAGTAATCTTCGCTATGGTAATTTACGTACACTTTGTCGCCGGTGCTGGATATTTGATACCTCGATTTATTATTTTCGTCTTCTTCCATGGTACTCAAATAAAAAACACCACCTGGTTTTAACAACTTAGAAACATTTGAAATTAGTTTAATGGTTTCCTGCTGTGTTAAATAGGGCAGGCAAAAGCCGCAGGTAATCCCGTTAAATTTCTCTTTAATGGTGTCAATCTCACGGCAATCCATAAGTTGAAATTGAGCCTTAGGATTATTGGCCTGGGCAAGGCCGAGCATTTTTGACGACAGATCGATTCCTAAAACCTGGTAACCTGGTTGCTTATCCAATAGGTATTTGGTGATGTTTCCAGGGCCGCAGGCAATATCAAAAACACGGGCATCATCTGCTGCTATATTGTCAAAAAAGACCTTGAAGGGTTCAGCATATAAACTAACATCCATGAATTTTTCCTGGTATATTTTTGCCGATTTGTCAAATGCGTCAGCAGCCTTTAATATTTTCATGCCTTCTTCAAGATAAATGGTAAACAATTAAATTAAAAATACGCAAAAGCAGTCTTATGTTTTTTTGTTTTCGCTTGATCGGATCCTACTGAGCGTTTCCAGTCGTAGTCCGATAAATGAAGCGACGTATCGGAGCGGCACACGGTCAATCATCCAGGGAAAGGCTTGAAGCAGGTGTTTATAACGCCCCGTAGCAGATGGGATCTGGCAGATAAAACCCCTGTCGTAGGCCCCTCTGTAATGAAGCTCCATAATCTTTCTCCCAATAATGTTTGCCTCTGGAAAATTTTTATAAAGCATAGTAGTGAGCTCATGAGGTATGGCAATCAGTTCCACATCTTCTATGGCCTGAAGGTATTCGTCTGATTCTTCAGCAGTCCATAGATTGCGGATGGTTCCTACAATTTCATATTCCTGGCATATCCATGAAGTAATTTCAGTTCCCGAATCCTTGTAGAATCCCCTTACTACTCCTTTTAAAATCAGGTAAAGATATCTGTTACGGTCTATTGGCGAAATAATGTATCTGTTTTTACGAAAACTTACCGGAAAGGTGAGGGAATCGATTAATGCCTCCATTTCTACAGTTAGGGGATGAAAGCTATTGTATAGGGCAATAAGTGGGGAAGCACCATTATAGGAGTCCCATTTGCTGTTTTCCTGTGCGCCGGCCATGATTCTTTAGTTTAGCTTTTCGGATGATGATAAAAGTAATTAAAAGCCTAAACTTTTCAAATTTTCGTTGTTCGAAATTAGTTGAGCCTACTTGCTTCTCCTGTTTCTATTTTTGATTTTTTTACAAGGATCTTATGCTTATTAAAGTGAACGTTTTGCCAAATACATTTAATAAACAACCTGTGTTTAGCCTTATTTTCATAAATCGTAATGCTTATATGTTGTCTCCCGGTTTCTAATAATAGCGTTTCAGTTTGCATGCTGAAAAAACAGAACAAATGATGATGGTAAAGTGTACTGATTGTATTTCAGCATACCATTTTTTTTACAATTTACAGCTTTTCATTAACCTGATAAAAATTCAATGCGGAATCAAATACTGCCTTCCTTAACTGATGATGAGCTGGTTCTTTTATTAAAAGAATCAAATCATACTGCTTTTGAAGAGCTGTACAACCGTTACTGGAAAAAAACGCTGAGCCTTGCTGTACATAAATCAGGTGATCTGAACGAAGCAGAAAACATAGTTCAGGATATTTTTGTATCACTATGGAATAGAAGAGAAGTACTTGTAATTAATACCTCTTTCAATAATTATCTGTTCGTTTCCGTTAAATACCGCGTTATTAAATTCTTGGATAAACTAAGATCCATCCGTATATACCAGGAGAATATGGCCGTTTCAGCAGATGTATTAGATGATTCTACGCAGCAGTACCTTGATTTTGAGGAGCTAAGAGACAGACTGGAAAAACTAATCTGTGCCTTACCCGAAAAAACATCATTGATCTATAGGATGAATAAAGATGAAGGAATGAGTCACCGGGAAATTGCACAATCTTTAAATATGACAGAAAAGGCGGTAAACTCTCAGTTAGTGAGAACAAAAAAAATCTTAAGGGCCGGCTTAGATACCTTTCTGTGCGGTTTTTTACTTTAATGGATTTTTTTTTGAAATAATTTGAGTCATTTATATACTTCAGGGTACCTGTATATATAAACCAAATAGAAATGACCAAGTTTGATCCAATCCGGTTACAGGAATTAGCAAATAAATACCTTAATGGAAGCCTAAATCCTGCTGAGGAACTGGAGTTTGATCAATGGTTTAGTTCTAACCCCGAAAAGCCTGATCTGTCACAGTTTAAGGTGGATTTTACTGAAGATGAGCATCGGTTGGAAATTTTAAGAAAAATTAAGAATCAAATTGCTTCCGGACAAAAAACATGGTCTTTAAGCTTGTGGAAACGTTTAGCCATAGCAGCATCAATACTTTTGTGTTTAGGTACTTATTTCATTACCACCAACAATAATAATAAAACAGAACAGGATATTTCTCAAAATATCGTTAAAGATGCAAAACCCGGGACAGATAAGGCTTATCTGACTTTATCCAGCGGAAAACGTATTCTGCTTAACGATGCACTTAGCGGTAAACTGGCCAGTCAGGCGGGAGTTGAGATTACCAAAACAGCCGATCACCAATTGATCTATAAAGTTATTGACCAGCCAAAAGATCAGGCGGCTACTAACTTTAATACTATTGAAACACCGAGAGGAGGACAGTATCAGGTGCTTTTACCAGATGGTACACATGTGTGGCTAAATTCTTCTTCCTCATTAAAATACCCTGCATCATTTGCATCAATGAAAACCCGTAGGGTCGAACTCAAGGGAGAAGCTTATTTCGAGGTGGCCAGGGATAAGAAAATTCCTTTTTTAGTGCGTATAAATGACAGGGCAGAAGTGCTCGTTTTAGGAACTCATTTTAATATTATGGCCTTTGATGATGAGCCTGTTATCAAAACGACCTTGATAGAAGGATCGGTAAAAATTGCAAACAATAACTTTAATAATCTGCTAAAACCGGGAGAACAGGCTGAGCTAACGGATGCAGGGCAAATAGTTATTAACCAGGTAGATGTAAATGAATCGATAGCATGGAAAAACGGTCAGACGCTATTTGTAGACCAAGACCTGAAAAGCATAATGCGCCAGGTTTCTAGGTGGTACGATCTGGATGTTGAATATCGGGGTGTAATTCCCAAAAGGTTGTTTACCGGAGGAATCTCAAGGGAAGCCAATTTATCAGCGCTCCTGAAAATACTGGAACTGAGTCATATAAACTTTAAAATGGAGGGCAGAAAAATTATAGTAAGTCCCTGATTGTAGCTAACCTAATACTAACCAACTAACAAAATATGAGAAAAAACTAACCAACCTAAACCGAACTGGGTTAATTAAGAACCGGCAGTGCTGCGAACACCACCGGTAGTATTTGATTAACCTTCCGCCGAAACGGTAAACTATGCTAATAATTTAATAACCAAATAATCCTTAAATGTATGAATTTTTATACGCCTTATAAACCTATGCGTAAAAAGCACAGGCTACTTTTTAAAATAATTCTAACCATGAAGCTCACTTTTCTTTTTACCGTATTAATTTGTGTGCAGGCATCTGCAACAGGTTTTGCACAACAGGTAACCTTATCGGAAAGAAATATTTCTTTAAAAAAGGCATTTTCAGTTATCCAGAAACAAACTAAATACGTAATCTGGTATGAAAATGATCTGCTACAGGGAACACATAATGTTAATTTATCTTTAAATAACGCCTCTTTACAACAGGCTCTTGATGCCTGTTTTAAAGATCAGCCTTTAACCTACACCATAGTTGATAAAAACATTGTCTTACAGCGGAAAACCGCCCTTAATACCATTAAAATTTATAGTGAGATTAAAGGAACGGTAAAGGACGAAAAAGGATTGGGGCTGCCTGGCGTGAGTGTGAAAGTAAAAGGTTCGTCTATTGCTTCGCTAACTAATGGATCTGGTATTTATTCGATTTCTGCTCCTGATGGGCCGGTTACATTGGTTTTCAGTTATATAGGCTACGAGACGCAAGAAGTGGCTGTAACTGGTAAAACAGAGGTTAACGTGCAGTTAAAAACATCAAGTAGTAGCTTGACTGATGTTGTAGTTGTAGGTTATGGTACACAGAAAAAAACAAATCTGGTAAGTTCTGTTGCAACCGTTAGTGGTGAGGTTT
This genomic interval carries:
- a CDS encoding Crp/Fnr family transcriptional regulator, with the protein product MAGAQENSKWDSYNGASPLIALYNSFHPLTVEMEALIDSLTFPVSFRKNRYIISPIDRNRYLYLILKGVVRGFYKDSGTEITSWICQEYEIVGTIRNLWTAEESDEYLQAIEDVELIAIPHELTTMLYKNFPEANIIGRKIMELHYRGAYDRGFICQIPSATGRYKHLLQAFPWMIDRVPLRYVASFIGLRLETLSRIRSSENKKT